In Thermoflexus hugenholtzii JAD2, the genomic stretch GAGGGCGGCGCTGCCCTGGCCATCCCGGCGGACCTGGGCGATCCCTCCGCCCGCGAGGCCCTGGTGGATCAGGTGGAAGCCCGCTGGGGGCCGGTGGAGGTGCTGATCAACAACGCTGGCTTCGGCTACTACGCTACGGTGGAGGACACCCCGTGGGAGGTCGTCCGTCGGATGTTCGAGGTGAACATCCTGGCCATGATCCACCTCACCCAGCGGGTGGTGCCCGGCATGCGGCGGCTCGGGCGCGGGCACATCGTCAACATCGCCTCCGTGGCGGGCTACATCTCGACGCCGCCGCTGACCGTCTACTCCGCCACCAAGTTCGCTGTGGTGGGTTTCAGCGAGGGCCTGCGGCGGGAGCTGGAGCCCCATGGCATCCACGTCACCGTCATCAGCCCCGGCCCGGTCCGCACGGAGTTCGGACGGGCGGCCAGCGGGCTGGAGGTGGATCCGGGGGAGGTGCCGGGGGGGCTGGCCCCGGAGGCCATCGCCCGGGCCATCGCCCGCGCCCTGCGTCGACCGGTTCCGGAGATCGTTATCCCTGCGCGCTACATCCCGGCCATCTGGATCAACCG encodes the following:
- a CDS encoding SDR family NAD(P)-dependent oxidoreductase, translating into MEMEGGEGRVVLITGASSGIGAATARLLARQGMRVVLTARRQDRLEALAQEIEREGGAALAIPADLGDPSAREALVDQVEARWGPVEVLINNAGFGYYATVEDTPWEVVRRMFEVNILAMIHLTQRVVPGMRRLGRGHIVNIASVAGYISTPPLTVYSATKFAVVGFSEGLRRELEPHGIHVTVISPGPVRTEFGRAASGLEVDPGEVPGGLAPEAIARAIARALRRPVPEIVIPARYIPAIWINRVLPRLVDWGTARQGRAWLRHLEEARRSGSRSAA